A DNA window from Brassica napus cultivar Da-Ae chromosome A4, Da-Ae, whole genome shotgun sequence contains the following coding sequences:
- the LOC106445853 gene encoding chromatin modification-related protein EAF1 B isoform X3, with the protein MEGGGLSDTGAAAIQKAQADLRLEYHVREERRRELEFLENGGNPLDFKFGYATSQSVQSTSLIDKQAVKRGVKDSTASPPGDSVESSGRLGVSEPNTADNLLLFDSDNKSLEGDRNSQYPNKRSRTSESQRSLKVNHSRDKKETEDSAIFRPYARRNRSKINRDPARASSTELVQSRGGLATSLSLRKESVDVKGSDSEPGNHKTRQVPCPTSNGNPLLKDVVPGNLFKTQDDEMVVRESTAATENSPVEEKVNIAYGETGLTGVKAHAVSASTVMDSLSAGCQETNSSQLNGLKDPRGEKECSKDSAAVEAKRLDRESSHANDVEVDVHTKVDLHRVDKSDSNSMPLQNASRVDEILDPTVCEMVNTKRDEAGESTIIISEQKSGYRSQSKSLKVENQDHTSTVEIKWSETESKQEDDLAIPQNDIKVTSGLADASDSSLWPITSQAAIETSPCRVRKNVLPDTGSTALEDQHSLDDSSRKANTLMEDSILEEARNIKEKRERIAELSLGTLPAEVRTRSQWDFVLQEMAWLANDFAQERLWKMTAAMQICHRAAFTSQLKFEDRIQQRNLKSLASTLANDVLQFWNSVEVLREQEETSLETNTETVKEFKSDSGDKRPASGVREYARRFLKFMKSSTPHLQAAAPSTPEHMCDPGIAETSWDDQLTEESLFYSVPSGAMEAYRGSIESHLVLCEKSGSSIQEEVETSAYDPAEDTGYNGYDEDDEETSSYYMPGALRYRKSNNLTHKKRKNSMKYHSARSYDHGADLPHGSYTGGSNPLMDKRPASNLNVGSVLMKRNRTASRHRIVSGDTSGDTSSFQDEQSSLNGGSAVQKGTEVESSRNFEKQLPYDMAETSDKPKNKGSAYEQSWHLDSMVHGEQEHRKKRPQNQFNMNASQMSNMSNPNKFLKFIGGRDRGKKLKGLKISSGQHGSENPWTLFEDQALVVLVHDMGPNWELITDALKSTLKIKRIYRHPSDCKERHRILMDKTGGDGADSAEDSGNSQAYPSTLPGIPKGSARQLFQRLQGPVEEDTLKSHFETICSIGKKFHQRFIQNDCRDPKQIVPVHNSQVMALSHVFPNNLNGSVLTPLDLCDTSTSGEDVFSLENSGLSTLPVLPVVPASEANPSSNNLSTTSSPTSASARFNIARGSLPPEEQHRIQQHNQTSSGRNRQQPSLSTPAAVSGPEPGPRPPGGNAASVNGTHRSSPLSRPGFQGVSTLPNSGSMLSSGMGGISNTGNNKSVGNSTLRPRGAMQHMMRAGKGNGLGIPALSSGFTNQTIPSVQAYPGHLSQQHQLSQQPHVLGNSLNHHLQSPNRAAGTQQQALAAIRQRQMAQRYLQQQQQFPAAGAMPPHALSSRPQVTPVSSPQSSPQSQPLASSQPLSMPPSSNMTAIGHQQPLKPQLPVHGLGRNPQSGASKVNNQAGKQRQRQTQQQTGKQHPLQRQPTLGQQQNKPLKGGNIMHQSISVDDPSHLNGSTMSPGVQGTEKVEATVKAVPSQPSNLVTVVNTYTESKPLNPPAVVTPAVAKPNHQNLLLHQKQGNQPLLTSHRTVHQSHDLLKQPPRDPQAVINTTQTASIGVTKEVAPQASISSIPTVTVGSTAVNPPPKELDLPSCDSSEKNGVSKLSSSITNSSGSDPVPDMAKDLGISDHGDKAVTERQQEQLRQSPPLVQRTPQLSEQLLVQNQKHIPSEQQKQQPYLKTLELEAIHEKSTHRPPDTKVE; encoded by the exons ATGGAAGGAGGAGGACTTAGCGATACTGGAGCAGCAGCCATTCAGAAGGCTCAAGCGGACTTAAG GCTGGAGTACCATGTCCGCGAGGAAAGGAGGAGAGAACTGGAGTTTCTGGAGAAT GGTGGCAACCCTTTGGATTTCAAGTTTGGTTATGCTACTTCTCAAAGCGTCCAATCTACTTCGCTCATAGATAAGCAAGCAGTAAAGag GGGAGTCAAGGATAGCACTGCATCACCACCTGGTGATTCCGTGGAGAGTAGCGGCAGACTTGGAGTTTCTGAACCCAATACAGCTGATAATCTCTTGCTCTTTGATTCTGATAATAAGTCTCTTGAAGGAGATAGAAATTCACAATATCCTAATAAGAGGAGCAGAACTTCTGAATCGCAACGGTCTCTCAAAGTTAATCATTCCCGGGATAAAAAGGAAACTGAAGATTCTGCCATTTTTCGCCCATATGCTCGTAGAAACCGATCTAAGATTAACCGTGATCCTGCACGGGCAAGCTCTACTGAGTTAGTTCAGAGTCGTGGTGGTCTTGCAACGTCTCTCTCACTTCGCAAAGAGTCTGTGGATGTAAAGGGTTCTGATTCCGAACCAGGCAATCATAAGACTAGGCAAGTACCTTGTCCAACTTCCAATGGTAATCCCCTTTTAAAGGATGTAGTCCCAGGGAACTTGTTTAAAACACAAGATGATGAAATGGTTGTACGAGAAAGCACTGCTGCAACAGAAAACAGTCCAGTTGAAGAGAAGGTAAATATCGCTTATGGAGAGACTGGTCTTACTGGAGTGAAAGCACATGCTGTCTCTGCTAGTACAGTAATGGATTCTCTCAGTGCTGGTTGCCAGGAAACTAACTCTAGCCAGTTGAATGGCCTTAAGGATCCCAGAGGAGAAAAAGAATGCTCAAAAGATAGCGCAGCTGTAGAGGCAAAACGGTTAGATCGAGAGTCCTCTCATGCTAACGACGTTGAAGTAGATGTACATACTAAAGTAGATCTCCATAGGGTGGACAAATCTGACTCCAACAGTATGCCTTTGCAGAATGCTTCAAGAGTAGACGAGATACTAGATCCCACAGTTTGCGAAATGGTGAATACAAAAAGAGACGAGGCTGGTGAATCTACCATCATTATTAGTGAGCAGAAGTCTGGGTATCGAAGCCAATCAAAATCGCTCAAAGTTGAAAATCAAGATCATACAAGTACAGTGGAGATTAAATGGTCTGAAACTGAgagcaaacaagaagatgatTTGGCAATACCGCAAAATGATATTAAAGTTACTAGTGGATTAGCTGACGCTTCCGACAGCTCTTTGTGGCCTATAACGTCTCAGGCAGCTATAGAAACCAGTCCTTGCAGAGTCAGGAAAAACGTATTGCCGGACACTGGCAGTACAGCACTAGAAGACCAGCATAGCTTAGACGATAGCTCAAGAAAGGCGAATACTTTGATGGAGGACTCTATCCTTGAGGAGGCACGAAATATAAAG gaaaaaagagagaggattGCTGAATTATCTTTGGGTACCTTACCAGCGGAGGTTCGTACGAGATCTCAATGGGACTTTGTCCTTCAAGAAATGGCATGGCTGGCAAATGATTTTGCGCAG GAGCGTCTTTGGAAGATGACTGCTGCCATGCAGATTTGCCATCGAGCTGCTTTTACCTCTCAGCTGAAATTTGAGGATCGAATTCAGCAGAGAAATCTGAAAAGCTTAGCTTCAACATTGGCTAATGATGTCTTGCAGTTCTGGAATTCTGTGGAGGTCCTTAGGGAGCAAGAGGAGACAAGCTTGGAAACTAATACG GAGACAGTGAAGGAATTCAAGTCCGATAGTGGCGACAAACGTCCAGCTTCTGGTGTCAGAGAATATGCACGCagatttttgaagtttatgaaGTCGTCTACCCCCCATCTGCAAGCAGCAGCACCGTCGACACCTGAACATATGTGTGACCCTGGCATAGCGGAGACATCTTGGGATGATCAGCTTACAGAA GAAAGCTTATTTTATTCAGTTCCATCTGGTGCAATGGAGGCCTATCGAGGGTCCATTGAATCTCATCTTGTCTTGTGTGAG AAATCCGGAAGTAGCATACAGGAGGAGGTTGAGACATCAGCGTATGATCCGGCAGAAG ATACAGGATACAATGGTTATGATGAGGATGACGAAGAAACGAGTAGCTATTATATGCCTGGAGCTCTTAGATATaggaaatcaaataatttaacccacaagaaaagaaagaacTCGATGAAGTATCATTCTGCCCGGTCATATGATCATGGGGCTGATTTGCCACACGGTAGCTATACTGGTGGCTCCAACCCATTGATGGATAAAAGGCCTGCCAGTAATCTTAATGTTGGTTCAGTTTTAATGAAGCGAAATCGCACTGCCTCCAGGCATAGGATTGTGAGTGGGGACACTAGTGGGGACACTAGTTCTTTTCAGGATGAGCAAAGTAGTTTGAATGGTGGATCTGCCGTTCAAAAAGGAACAGAAGTTGAATCTAGTCGTAATTTTGAGAAGCAGTTACCTTATGACATGGCTGAAACATCAGACAAACCTAAGAATAAG gGCTCTGCATATGAACAATCCTGGCATCTTGATTCAATGGTACATGGTGAACAG GAGCACCGGAAGAAGAGACCGCAGAATCAATTCAATATGAATG CTTCTCAGATGAGCAATATGTCTAACCCCAACAAATTTCTTAAGTTCATTGGCGGCCGGGACAGgggcaaaaaattaaaaggctTAAAG ATTTCTTCTGGTCAACATGGATCTGAAAATCCATGGACACTGTTTGAGGACCAG GCGCTTGTTGTCCTGGTGCATGACATGGGCCCTAACTGGGAGCTCATTACTGATGCTTTGAAAAGCACTCTTAAAATTAAG CGTATATATCGTCATCCAAGTGATTGCAAGGAGCGGCATAGGATTCTAATGGACAAAACTGGTGGTGATGGGGCTGATAGTGCTGAAGACTCGGGAAATTCTCAGGCTTATCCATCCACTTTGCCTGGCATCCCAAAG GGAAGTGCGAGACAGTTGTTTCAACGCTTGCAAGGGCCCGTGGAAGAAGATACACTGAAGTCCCATTTTGAGACGATTTGTTCGATTGGGAAGAAATTTCATCAAAGATTCATACAG AATGATTGTCGGGATCCTAAGCAGATAGTACCAGTTCACAATTCTCAAGTTATGGCTCTTTCTCATGTATTTCCAAATAATCTGAATGGAAGTGTCCTCAC GCCCCTTGATCTCTGTGATACATCAACGTCAGGTGAAGATGTATTTTCACTTGAAAATTCAGGTCTCTCAACGCTGCCGGTGTTACCAGTGGTTCCTGCATCTGAAGCAAATCCTTCTAGCAACAACTTGTCAACTACATCTAGCCCAACCAGTGCGTCAGCaag ATTCAATATTGCTAGAGGATCGTTGCCACCAGAGGAGCAACACCGAATCCAACAACATAACCAGACGTCATCCGGTAGAAACCGGCAGCAGCCTTCTTTATCAACTCCAGCAGCTGTCTCAGGACCTGAACCTGGGCCTCGCCCACCTGGTGGAAATGCTGCGAGTGTAAATGGAACCCATAGGAGCTCACCGTTGTCAAGGCCTGGTTTTCAAGGGGTGAGCACATTGCCAAACTCTGGCAGCATGCTTTCCTCTGGGATGGGAGGAATTTCAAATACTGGAAATAATAAATCTGTAGGAAACTCTACGTTAAGGCCCCGTGGAGCCATGCAGCATATGATGCGG GCTGGCAAAGGGAATGGTCTGGGGATTCCGGCTTTGAGTTCTGGATTTACCAATCAAACAATTCCCTCAGTTCAGGCCTATCCAGGCCATCTTTCCCAGCAGCATCAGCTGTCGCAACAGCCGCATGTTCTTGGCAACTCACTTAATCATCATCTCCAGAGTCCAAATCGTGCAGCTGGGACACAGCAGCAAGCGTTAGCTGCTATTCGTCAAAGACAAATGGCTCAGCGATAtttgcagcagcagcaacagttTCCAGCAGCCGGTGCTATGCCGCCACATGCACTTTCATCACGACCTCAAGTTACTCCTGTATCTTCTCCACAAAGCAGTCCTCAATCGCAACCACTTGCTTCGTCTCAGCCATTATCGATGCCTCCGTCGTCAAATATGACAGCAATTGGACATCAGCAACCTCTAAAACCGCAGTTACCGGTTCATGGTCTGGGTAGGAATCCTCAGTCTGGTGCTTCAAAAGTAAACAATCAAGCTGGAAAACAGCGGCAGCGACAAACCCAGCAGCAAACTGGAAAACAACATCCACTCCAACGGCAACCAACTCTTGGTCAGCAGCAAAATAAACCCTTGAAAGGAGGAAACATCATGCATCAGAGTATCTCTGTTGATGATCCTTCGCACTTAAATGGTTCTACTATGTCCCCTGGCGTACAGGGTACTGAAAAAGTAGAGGCGACGGTTAAAGCTGTGCCTAGTCAGCCATCCAACCTAGTGACTGTAGTGAACACATATACAGAGTCTAAACCACTGAATCCTCCAGCAGTTGTTACACCAGCAGTTGCAAAACCCAACCATCAAAATTTGCTGCTACACCAAAAGCAGGGCAATCAGCCGCTACTAACATCTCATAGAACCGTTCATCAAAGTCACGACTTGTTGAAGCAGCCCCCTCGCGACCCACAGGCTGTCATCAATACCACCCAAACAGCTAGTATTGGTGTTACAAAGGAGGTTGCGCCTCAAGCGAGTATTAGTTCGATACCCACAGTTACAGTTGGTTCTACTGCTGTCAATCCTCCTCCGAAAGAATTGGACTTACCATCGTGCGACTCCTCGGAGAAGAACGGTGTTTCTAAACTAAGCAGTTCTATTACAAATTCATCCGGGAGTGACCCAGTACCAGATATGGCGAAAGACTTAGGCATTTCGGATCATGGTGACAAGGCTGTAACAGAAAGACAACAGGAACAGCTACGACAATCTCCACCTTTAGTTCAAAGGACGCCACAGTTATCAGAACAATTGCTTGTTCaaaatcaaaaacatattcCTTCTGAACAGCAGAAGCAGCAGCCTTATCTTAAGACGCTGGAATTAGAAGCAATCCATGAAAAGTCAACTCACAGGCCTCCTGACACCAAGGTGGAATGA